From the Mastacembelus armatus chromosome 14, fMasArm1.2, whole genome shotgun sequence genome, one window contains:
- the nrip1b gene encoding nuclear receptor-interacting protein 1 has product MTHGEEPGPETHKDSAVLTYLEGLLMHPVVAGPGATASGRSEAAHSNQEQGDKVGGPYQLPNHGPTAPKAGTNEPTLGSSQHLKKARLLRSGAWNESGNQRMASPPTELNSQGGSLQNGTLEGSPHAGESTLLASLLQSFSSRLQSVAMSQNSNKPLSECSSPSKAPAADKEPLPLYGTASSRLKGLMRKSKLQNHSNTPYSRRGHNQDRPTESPRSAHSATPPSAPTAAESVSCAERLKAVANMVKIRSSPAPSPKPSVACSQLALLLSSEAHLQQYSREHALKAQLTGRSASERLAAMANQQHGQDKRPSSVGGTLPGATDTLSSLTTHNGITTTTVTTTLSRTALSSPQSPSLLRGHSQSSPATPQHAQTHTQSQPIREKRGFDSRPTRPPQTCSSLLLLLLNNHNNQKQLTKNGHLEDSCGVLPPSGSSSVTSDSECSTQERSLTKDSSDAESSYSSCSPIDLSMRTRANTHGTGPKTITLASPFSSSTATLSSSTTAFSPNPVAFSPQSSAHSSMATFSSSSTVVSSVSNPLSSSSSCSISTSSLDKLTESLINKWNPGSKLSKKNKEPEKSTDLKSHPKVTLMQLLLERRNNEIINKSIGNQDLPLDISMAAMSQSQPKRLVPWEETRTKSPIDRPVAPAQPLYSLSCDPSGALSPYSYPSVHVQSSPLDLCKSKTFPAEKASEPAFSASKLLQNLAQCGTASSSPPIPSSKGMGQELDASRPLALLERLNAPIQRATTTPLSDGPSGSGTPFSRKETPPPSQIENLLERRTVLQLLLGTGSATATVSRKDRPSGSGRRSVEAAGGCYEKSPSSSIICDSSNGPPLDVKVKTELRERVGPSSAMSEDLSGRKRPCEYEKNSPLSDSQQDLKAEPRPAEVIAKYGLLSQLLKQQTATYYTSAAMQAESQARQVKEEQREYPSPSPKKRRLCSDRTDSLNNTSSPKAMDSGNTNIFASPVVQEEPDQQRNLKEEEVTPRSPPGEPLTRESRGFNVLKQLLLSDNCLKELSQQPQGAPSPSMMQANEKANGNILSQPAHNHSFLHLPGWHPHGSLNSGLQSNLRPVPTPPSGDSPIRTPWSRHPASWPVTQKRDPPTLVKQEPESPVRWSSQENDEEQEGCDSNPDSPRLSRSNPILYYMLQKGSIQLRGEARDQAKGPQCVVKVKEEPISDMHAYEHSLSSTPQSLTHNDKHSHESQGLSQSSE; this is encoded by the coding sequence ATGACTCATGGGGAGGAGCCTGGCcctgagacacacaaagatTCAGCTGTTCTAACTTATCTGGAAGGTTTACTTATGCATCCAGTGGTGGCCGGGCCTGGGGCCACGGCTAGTGGGAGGTCTGAGGCTGCCCACAGCAACCAGGAGCAGGGTGACAAGGTAGGCGGACCCTATCAACTGCCCAACCATGGCCCCACAGCTCCAAAGGCTGGAACCAATGAGCCCACACTAGGTTCTTCGCAGCACCTGAAGAAGGCTCGCCTACTCCGCTCTGGAGCCTGGAATGAATCAGGCAACCAGCGGATGGCTTCACCCCCAACTGAGCTGAATAGTCAAGGGGGAAGCCTGCAAAATGGAACACTAGAGGGATCACCTCATGCTGGGGAGAGCACCCTGTTGGCTTCCCTGCTTCAGTCATTCAGCTCACGGCTTCAGAGTGTGGCAATGTCTCAGAACTCTAATAAGCCCCTCAGCGAGTGTTCCTCTCCATCCAAGGCACCAGCTGCAGATAAAGAGCCACTTCCTCTGTATGGGACAGCCTCAAGCCGCTTGAAGGGCTTAATGCGAAAGAGTAAACTACAAAATCACAGCAACACCCCTTACAGTCGCCGGGGACATAATCAGGACAGACCCACCGAATCACCTCGGTCGGCTCACAGCGCTACGCCTCCCTCTGCTCCTACAGCTGCTGAATCAGTGTCCTGTGCAGAGCGTCTAAAGGCAGTGGCCAACATGGTGAAAATCCGTTCTAGTCCAGCACCTTCACCCAAGCCCAGTGTGGCCTGTAGTCAGCTGGCCCTGCTGCTCTCTAGTGAAGCCCATCTTCAACAATACTCCAGAGAGCATGCACTCAAAGCTCAGCTCACAGGTAGATCTGCAAGTGAGAGACTAGCAGCCATGGCAAACCAGCAGCATGGCCAGGACAAAAGGCCATCTAGTGTGGGAGGGACACTGCCTGGAGCCACAGACACACTAAGCTCTTTAACAACCCACAATGGAATAACAACAaccacagtaacaacaacaCTCTCGAGAACAGCCCTGTCAAGTCCTCAGAGCCCGTCTTTGCTGCGTGGCCACAGCCAAAGCTCCCCAGCCACTCCCCAACATGCTCAAACCCACACTCAGAGCCAGCCAATTAGGGAAAAGCGGGGCTTTGACTCTCGTCCAACCCGCCCCCCTCAAACATGCAGCagcttgctgctgctgctacttaATAACCACAACAACCAGAAGCAACTGACCAAGAATGGGCATCTGGAGGACAGCTGTGGTGTTCTACCACCAAGTGGTTCCTCTTCAGTCACATCAGACAGTGAGTGCTCCACCCAAGAGAGAAGCCTGACCAAGGATAGCAGTGATGCAGAGAGTTCCTATTCAAGTTGCTCTCCCATTGACCTCTCCATGAGAACTCGGGCTAATACACATGGCACAGGGCCCAAAACTATCACCCTTGCTTCCCCCTTCTCCTCTTCCACCGCTACCCTCTCTTCTTCCACCACAGCATTCTCCCCTAACCCAGTTGCATTTTCTCCTCAATCTTCTGCTCACTCTTCCATGGCAACCTTTTCATCATCCTCTACTGTTGTCTCCTCTGTTTCTAATcctctttcttcatcttcttcctgtTCTATCTCTACCTCCTCCCTGGACAAACTAACAGAATCATTAATAAATAAGTGGAATCCAGGATCGAAATTGTCAAAAAAGAACAAGGAGCCTGAAAAGAGCACAGACCTAAAATCCCACCCTAAGGTTACACTCATGCAGCTTCTTCTTGAACGTAGAAATAATGAGATTATTAATAAAAGCATAGGTAACCAGGATTTGCCACTTGATATATCTATGGCCGCCATGTCTCAAAGCCAACCAAAGCGATTGGTGCCCTGGGAAGAGACCAGGACAAAAAGTCCAATAGATAGGCCTGTAGCACCAGCCCAGCCCCTTTACTCACTTAGTTGTGACCCTAGTGGTGCACTATCCCCATATTCCTACCCCTCTGTCCATGTCCAGTCAAGCCCATTGGACTTGTGTAAGTCTAAAACTTTTCCTGCTGAGAAGGCTTCAGAGCCTGCCTTCAGTGCCAGTAAACTGTTGCAGAATTTGGCTCAATGTGGGACAGCTTCTTCCTCCCCACCCATTCCCTCCAGCAAAGGGATGGGACAAGAGCTTGATGCCAGCAGACCCCTTGCCCTATTGGAAAGGCTTAATGCTCCAATACAGAGGGCCACCACCACTCCACTCTCCGATGGACCCTCAGGCAGTGGCACACCTTTCAGTCGGAAGGAAACTCCTCCTCCATCACAGATTGAGAATCTTCTGGAGAGGCgcactgtgctgcagctccttTTAGGAACGGGCTCAGCTACTGCAACAGTCAGCCGCAAAGATAGGCCCAGTGGGAGTGGCAGGAGGAGTGTGGAGGCAGCAGGGGGGTGTTATGAGAAGAGCCCAAGTTCCTCTATTATCTGTGACAGCTCCAATGGACCCCCTTTGGATGTAAAGGTCAAAACAGAGCTCAGAGAGAGGGTGGGACCTTCCTCTGCTATGTCTGAGGATTTAAGTGGCAGAAAGAGACCTTGTGAATATGAGAAGAATAGCCCCCTCTCAGATTCTCAGCAAGACTTAAAAGCAGAACCACGACCTGCAGAGGTCATAGCAAAATATGGCCTCCTTAGCCAGCTGCTCAAACAACAGACTGCTACCTACTATACCAGTGCTGCTATGCAGGCTGAGTCACAGGCCAGACAGGTtaaagaggaacagagagagTATCCAAGCCCTAGTCCTAAAAAGAGACGCCTTTGCTCTGATCGGACTGATAGTTTGAATAATACCAGCTCTCCGAAAGCAATGGACAGTggtaacacaaacatttttgccTCTCCTGTGGTTCAGGAAGAACCCGACCAACAGAGGAATCTAAAGGAAGAGGAAGTTACACCGAGGAGCCCACCAGGTGAACCCCTCACCAGAGAGAGTCGAGGCTTTAATGTGCTtaaacagctgctgctctctgacAACTGTCTGAAGGAGCTGTCCCAGCAGCCTCAGGGGGCACCCAGCCCTTCCATGATGCAGGCCAATGAAAAGGCCAACGGCAACATTCTCAGTCAACCTGCCCATAATCACAGCTTCCTCCACCTGCCTGGCTGGCACCCCCATGGTTCCCTCAACTCAGGGCTTCAGAGTAATCTCAGACCAGTGCCCACCCCCCCTTCAGGTGACAGCCCTATCCGTACTCCCTGGAGTCGCCACCCAGCTTCATGGCCTGTTACTCAAAAACGGGACCCTCCTACTCTAGTCAAACAGGAGCCTGAGAGCCCAGTGCGATGGAGTAGTCAGGAGAATGATGAGGAGCAGGAGGGTTGTGACTCAAACCCAGACTCTCCCCGCCTCTCACGTTCCAACCCCATCCTGTATTACATGTTGCAGAAGGGCAGCATTCAGCTGAGGGGGGAGGCAAGGGATCAGGCAAAGGGACCCCAGTGTGTGGTCAAAGTTAAAGAAGAGCCAATCAGTGACATGCATGCCTATGAACACAGTCTGAGCTCCACCCCACAATCACTGACCCACAATGACAAGCACAGCCATGAGAGCCAGGGGCTGAGTCAATCATCTGAGTAA